From the Methanobacterium petrolearium genome, one window contains:
- a CDS encoding 6-carboxytetrahydropterin synthase, with amino-acid sequence MKIIINGIHANLRFSSAHMIPCHQFCGGIHGHSYHVDVKVDGERGGPFGFVVDFKTVKAIVRDMCKKLDHKLLLPEKSNEIDFKSKKRSLKFVIGDKEYKIPREDCCFLPLSSTSAEDMAEYFAEQLFQALLQEEADIKSVGICVNEGIGQGAYFEKTA; translated from the coding sequence ATGAAAATAATAATCAACGGAATACACGCTAATTTACGGTTTTCATCAGCTCACATGATCCCCTGCCACCAGTTCTGTGGAGGAATACACGGTCACTCTTACCACGTGGATGTGAAAGTCGATGGGGAACGCGGAGGCCCATTTGGATTCGTGGTGGACTTTAAAACAGTTAAGGCAATTGTAAGGGACATGTGCAAAAAACTGGATCATAAACTGCTCTTACCGGAAAAAAGTAATGAAATAGATTTTAAAAGCAAGAAAAGGTCATTAAAGTTTGTTATTGGAGATAAAGAATACAAAATTCCCAGAGAAGACTGTTGTTTTCTTCCATTATCCTCCACTTCTGCTGAAGACATGGCGGAGTACTTTGCAGAACAGCTTTTCCAGGCACTCCTCCAAGAGGAGGCAGACATCAAAAGTGTGGGGATTTGTGTGAACGAAGGCATAGGTCAAGGTGCATATTTTGAAAAAACAGCATAA
- a CDS encoding DUF366 family protein, with amino-acid sequence MKQINLEPGMLYDGSQIKPMWAFQRLGLKGSSIVSWRGPMNIQPDELIDYEDVGLEIKSDEMLHFIIEHFDAQPADMRLCYHRQRILVMIVQNLLREIGIITHRKGDDLYCDGGKLSVSIASCSVSSMKIHFAMNITTQGTPENIKTAGLMECSENLDMLKVSKLSDNISKTYIDEILDIEEDISKTRVF; translated from the coding sequence ATGAAACAGATAAATCTTGAACCTGGGATGTTGTATGACGGGAGCCAGATCAAACCAATGTGGGCCTTCCAGAGATTAGGGTTGAAGGGTTCCAGTATTGTAAGCTGGAGGGGTCCTATGAATATCCAACCAGATGAGTTAATTGATTATGAAGATGTGGGGTTGGAGATAAAATCAGATGAAATGCTCCACTTCATAATAGAACACTTCGATGCCCAGCCAGCAGACATGAGACTCTGCTACCACCGTCAAAGGATCCTGGTCATGATTGTTCAGAACTTACTCAGGGAAATAGGAATTATAACCCATAGAAAGGGGGATGATCTCTACTGTGATGGGGGGAAACTCAGTGTATCCATAGCTTCATGTTCTGTCAGTAGCATGAAGATCCATTTTGCCATGAACATCACCACCCAGGGAACACCTGAAAACATCAAAACTGCGGGCTTAATGGAGTGTTCGGAAAATTTAGACATGTTAAAAGTTTCTAAATTATCTGATAACATATCAAAAACATATATTGATGAAATATTGGATATAGAAGAAGATATATCTAAAACAAGAGTATTTTAA
- a CDS encoding PPC domain-containing DNA-binding protein, translated as MIVKRLIPGQDLKRALEEIRDEKDLKSGVIICMVGSLDKAVLRMANGDNNIISGPLEIISATGTIATDGVHIHLAVSDSEGVVTGGHLMSGSQVHTTVELCILTSDKIFKREFDSETGYNELIIIDKQE; from the coding sequence ATGATAGTTAAAAGACTAATACCTGGACAGGACCTGAAGAGGGCCCTGGAGGAAATCAGGGACGAAAAAGATTTAAAATCAGGTGTAATCATCTGTATGGTGGGAAGTCTCGATAAAGCTGTTCTCAGAATGGCTAATGGTGATAATAATATCATAAGTGGTCCTTTAGAGATCATATCTGCTACTGGAACCATTGCCACTGATGGAGTCCACATTCACCTGGCTGTTTCTGATAGTGAAGGGGTGGTTACTGGGGGACATCTGATGAGTGGCAGTCAGGTGCACACCACAGTTGAACTATGCATTTTAACTTCAGATAAAATTTTTAAACGCGAATTCGACTCTGAAACTGGTTACAATGAACTGATAATTATTGATAAGCAGGAATGA
- a CDS encoding DNA polymerase subunit beta, translated as MRARVRDFIYTKDDLFLATTTYLHPKDRILSFLRYIPDPDGDRSRDGSRYSKVDSKQAYTFLNDNFPEYLFDCEVTRVEMMGVPVEKVEKILNPVKRLTEIMNHPYPDELLLKVIKVANTFQDEAGIRQKHLGISGSVLPDLYDPLVSDIDFVVYGLKNHQKAMETFKSLKNDNNSPLKAIADDYWARLYDKRIKDSTLSYDEFCWYENRKNNRGVVDGTLFDILATREWDEIKGNYGEETYEPCGTVKIEATVSDALAAFDNPAVYQVEEVDILEGHHAPIKEVASYTHTYSGQAREGERITARGKLEKVMGKKTYYRLIVGTTRESLGEYIKLKNLNLD; from the coding sequence ATGCGAGCCAGAGTCAGAGATTTTATCTACACCAAGGACGATCTTTTCTTGGCTACCACCACATATCTACATCCTAAAGACAGAATACTTTCATTTTTACGTTACATTCCTGATCCAGATGGAGATAGATCCCGTGATGGTTCCAGGTACAGCAAAGTTGATTCCAAACAAGCTTACACTTTTTTAAATGATAACTTTCCAGAATATCTCTTTGATTGCGAAGTAACTCGGGTTGAAATGATGGGTGTTCCAGTAGAAAAGGTGGAAAAGATATTGAACCCTGTAAAACGTCTAACCGAGATCATGAACCACCCTTATCCTGATGAACTTCTCTTAAAGGTGATTAAGGTTGCCAACACCTTCCAGGATGAAGCAGGAATCAGACAAAAACATCTGGGCATCTCTGGATCTGTACTGCCCGACCTGTATGATCCCCTAGTTTCTGATATTGATTTTGTAGTATACGGTCTTAAAAACCACCAGAAAGCAATGGAAACATTTAAATCGCTTAAAAATGACAATAATAGCCCTTTAAAAGCTATAGCTGATGATTATTGGGCTCGGCTTTATGATAAACGTATTAAGGACTCAACTTTGAGTTATGATGAGTTTTGCTGGTATGAGAACCGGAAAAATAACCGGGGAGTGGTAGATGGCACTCTTTTTGATATTTTAGCCACCAGAGAATGGGATGAGATCAAAGGAAACTATGGTGAGGAAACCTACGAGCCCTGTGGGACGGTGAAAATTGAGGCTACTGTTAGTGATGCACTGGCTGCCTTTGACAATCCTGCAGTTTACCAGGTGGAAGAGGTGGACATACTGGAAGGTCATCACGCACCTATAAAGGAAGTGGCATCTTACACACACACTTATTCTGGCCAGGCCAGAGAAGGGGAGAGAATAACTGCCAGGGGAAAATTAGAGAAAGTTATGGGCAAAAAAACTTATTACCGTTTGATTGTGGGAACCACCAGAGAATCTCTAGGTGAATACATTAAATTAAAAAATTTAAATCTGGATTGA
- a CDS encoding homoserine dehydrogenase yields MEETINIGLIGFGTIGSGVVATLGKNMHLIEDKVQKKVKLKKIVDLDITTDRGVDVDPEVLTTNVDDILEDDEINIVIELIGGYQPALNFILKAMENGKHVVTANKALLAKHWQEIMDCAIKNHVRICFEASVGGGIPLLAPLNNGLAANNIETVYGIINGTANYILTKMDDAGLDFDVVLKEAQLMGYAEQDPTFDIEGHDTAQKLIILSMLGFGIYVSQENFHVEGITRIKPDDIKFARKELNSVVKLLAIAQVDEDGKLEIRVHPTLVPQTHLLASVNDVFNAVYIVGDIGGPVLMYGQGAGMMPTASAVVADCIDIMQDMDSSVAYGPSESRVKKIKDMSNVESKYYLRITALDKPGVLHSLSGILSDLDISIESVSQRKVDQTDAVPIFMVTHHALEKNVQKAIKLIDKLDFVKEKTMIIRLL; encoded by the coding sequence ATGGAGGAAACTATCAATATAGGACTCATAGGTTTTGGAACCATTGGAAGTGGGGTTGTAGCCACTTTAGGTAAAAATATGCATCTTATTGAGGATAAGGTTCAGAAAAAAGTTAAGTTGAAGAAAATAGTGGACTTGGACATAACCACTGATCGGGGGGTGGATGTGGACCCTGAGGTTCTTACCACCAATGTGGATGATATCCTGGAGGATGATGAAATCAACATCGTCATCGAACTTATCGGTGGTTACCAACCCGCACTTAACTTCATTTTAAAGGCCATGGAAAATGGCAAACATGTGGTAACTGCTAATAAGGCGCTTTTAGCTAAACACTGGCAGGAAATTATGGATTGCGCCATTAAAAACCATGTGAGGATCTGTTTTGAGGCCAGTGTTGGGGGAGGAATCCCTTTACTTGCACCATTGAATAATGGTCTGGCAGCTAACAATATAGAAACTGTTTACGGAATTATTAATGGAACTGCTAATTATATACTGACCAAAATGGATGATGCAGGACTTGACTTTGATGTGGTCTTAAAAGAAGCCCAGTTGATGGGTTATGCAGAACAAGACCCTACTTTTGATATTGAAGGACATGATACTGCTCAGAAACTTATAATATTGAGCATGCTTGGCTTTGGAATTTACGTTTCCCAGGAAAATTTCCATGTGGAAGGAATCACCCGAATCAAACCGGATGATATTAAATTCGCCAGGAAAGAACTGAACTCAGTGGTGAAACTTCTGGCTATAGCCCAGGTTGATGAGGACGGAAAACTTGAAATAAGGGTTCATCCCACCTTAGTGCCTCAAACCCATCTTTTAGCCTCGGTTAATGATGTTTTTAACGCAGTTTACATTGTGGGTGATATTGGAGGTCCTGTGCTTATGTACGGTCAGGGTGCAGGTATGATGCCTACTGCCAGTGCTGTGGTGGCCGATTGCATAGATATAATGCAGGACATGGACAGTTCTGTGGCCTACGGACCCTCTGAAAGTAGGGTGAAAAAGATCAAGGACATGTCAAATGTGGAGTCCAAATATTATCTGCGAATAACTGCATTAGACAAACCCGGAGTCTTACATTCCTTATCCGGTATTTTAAGTGATCTGGATATAAGTATTGAGTCTGTAAGCCAGAGAAAGGTAGATCAGACGGATGCAGTTCCCATATTCATGGTAACCCACCATGCCCTGGAAAAAAACGTGCAAAAAGCCATTAAACTTATTGATAAACTGGATTTCGTCAAAGAAAAAACCATGATTATCAGATTACTTTAA
- a CDS encoding cupin domain-containing protein, with translation MSDELKSVVINVEDLLDYQEGAVVSREIIRKETGTVTIFAFDKGEGLSEHTAPFDAMVQIIDGKAEITISGKSNILARGDMIIMPANEPHALHALEQYKMILTMIRS, from the coding sequence ATGTCGGATGAACTGAAGTCTGTTGTAATTAATGTCGAAGATTTGCTTGATTACCAGGAAGGAGCAGTTGTAAGCAGGGAGATAATCCGTAAGGAAACCGGAACAGTAACCATATTCGCCTTTGATAAAGGGGAAGGGTTAAGTGAACACACCGCCCCCTTTGATGCCATGGTACAAATAATCGATGGAAAGGCAGAAATAACTATCTCTGGTAAAAGTAACATCCTGGCAAGGGGAGATATGATCATAATGCCTGCCAATGAACCCCACGCTCTTCATGCCCTGGAACAGTATAAAATGATTTTAACCATGATCAGGTCATGA
- a CDS encoding DUF6448 family protein encodes MALRCDRMDGLVVKSAEEALEMENINYVLPFIREKYEDEVKDAFERTLVVRELSGDAAELADYWFFETAVRLHLKGRGISYEGLKPTPVNGEPVIVMADQAVKTENLNDLMNFLLSSIREDVEARFDDILYKKDYDVNDVDDARDYVDAILNFFGYLQTLIEFMEEG; translated from the coding sequence ATGGCACTCCGCTGTGATCGCATGGATGGGCTGGTGGTTAAATCAGCTGAAGAAGCTCTGGAAATGGAAAATATTAATTATGTGCTTCCTTTTATCAGGGAAAAATATGAAGATGAGGTAAAAGATGCCTTTGAAAGAACACTGGTGGTAAGGGAATTATCAGGAGATGCAGCGGAACTGGCAGACTATTGGTTCTTTGAAACTGCAGTGAGATTACACTTGAAAGGTAGGGGAATATCCTATGAAGGGCTTAAACCCACCCCTGTCAATGGAGAACCGGTTATTGTAATGGCTGATCAGGCAGTTAAAACTGAAAACTTAAATGATTTAATGAATTTCCTTTTAAGCTCCATTAGGGAAGACGTTGAGGCCAGATTTGACGATATCCTATATAAAAAAGATTACGATGTAAATGATGTAGATGATGCTAGGGACTACGTGGATGCCATTTTAAACTTCTTTGGTTACCTGCAAACACTAATTGAGTTCATGGAGGAAGGATGA
- a CDS encoding DUF5612 domain-containing protein produces MGEFALNIRAINQPGVLRDITELTAICEINITYTHLFVEDKDHASLYMELEAVQNVDKLIENIKNIEAVRSVEECPTLQDVFGKRIIIIGGGAQVAMVAQGAITEADRHNIRGEHISVDTIPLVGEKDLKEAVSAVGRLPRVGALVLAGSLMGGGITEAIREIKKDHEVIVISLNMPGSITQEADLVITDPIQAGVMAVMAVADTAIFDIKKLGKKRF; encoded by the coding sequence ATGGGTGAATTTGCCTTAAACATCAGGGCCATCAACCAACCAGGTGTGCTGCGGGATATCACGGAATTAACCGCTATATGTGAAATTAACATAACTTACACTCATCTATTCGTTGAAGATAAGGATCATGCTTCATTGTACATGGAATTAGAGGCTGTTCAGAATGTGGATAAGTTAATAGAGAATATCAAGAATATTGAAGCCGTGCGTAGTGTTGAAGAATGCCCCACACTTCAGGATGTTTTTGGTAAAAGGATCATCATAATTGGTGGTGGTGCTCAGGTGGCAATGGTTGCTCAAGGGGCCATTACCGAGGCAGATCGCCATAACATCCGGGGAGAACATATCAGTGTTGATACCATACCTCTTGTTGGTGAAAAAGATCTTAAAGAGGCGGTATCTGCAGTTGGAAGACTTCCCAGGGTTGGTGCCCTGGTATTGGCAGGATCTTTAATGGGTGGAGGAATTACCGAGGCTATCCGGGAGATAAAAAAAGACCATGAAGTGATTGTAATCAGTCTCAACATGCCTGGTAGCATAACTCAAGAGGCAGATCTGGTTATAACTGACCCCATACAGGCAGGGGTAATGGCAGTGATGGCAGTGGCGGACACCGCGATCTTTGATATTAAAAAATTAGGTAAAAAAAGGTTTTAA
- a CDS encoding DNA-formamidopyrimidine glycosylase family protein has protein sequence MAELPELIILARQMNHELPGKEFDSADLLQEKSLNIPPDDFVSKIIGKKIIKVYIKGKWIFIQLSDDYHLLLNLGMGADIVFHEHDKKLPEDFQCLFHFSDGSSFTSRFWWVGRAELLENEELAHHKATKDLAISPLDAGFTPEYLKKLCESRSQTKNLLLNQRKLSGIGNVYIHDILFRAKIHPKRPANTLNLDETDNLHRIILENLKAAMDKGGLLYEKDFYGEKNGFDRDYFLVAYKEGDACPVCGTTVEKIKTGSTSSYICSSCQKL, from the coding sequence ATGGCGGAACTACCAGAGCTCATAATACTTGCTAGACAAATGAACCATGAACTCCCAGGAAAAGAATTTGATTCAGCAGATTTGCTCCAGGAAAAAAGTTTAAACATACCCCCCGATGATTTTGTCAGTAAAATCATTGGTAAAAAGATAATTAAGGTTTATATTAAGGGAAAATGGATTTTTATCCAGTTATCAGATGATTATCATCTGCTGCTGAATCTGGGTATGGGTGCAGACATAGTTTTCCATGAACACGATAAAAAATTACCAGAAGATTTTCAATGTCTTTTCCACTTTTCTGATGGTTCATCTTTCACCTCCAGATTCTGGTGGGTGGGACGTGCAGAACTCCTTGAAAACGAAGAATTAGCCCATCATAAAGCCACCAAAGACCTGGCTATTTCACCACTGGATGCTGGGTTTACACCAGAATATCTTAAAAAATTATGTGAAAGTCGTTCCCAGACTAAAAATCTCCTCCTGAATCAGAGGAAACTCAGTGGAATAGGCAATGTTTACATTCATGACATCTTATTCAGGGCCAAAATCCATCCCAAAAGACCGGCCAACACATTAAATTTAGATGAAACAGATAATCTCCACAGAATTATTCTGGAAAACCTAAAGGCTGCCATGGATAAGGGAGGATTGTTATATGAAAAAGATTTTTATGGAGAAAAAAATGGATTCGACCGGGACTATTTCCTGGTTGCCTATAAAGAGGGGGATGCCTGCCCGGTTTGTGGCACGACCGTTGAAAAGATTAAAACAGGAAGCACATCTTCATATATCTGTTCGTCATGTCAAAAGTTGTGA
- a CDS encoding methylated-DNA--[protein]-cysteine S-methyltransferase, with product MKIKLLKKTSFGPVAVVWSISNDSPRIYHILLSKPEVDAEDQAFNIYPNLQVSSSEEIERVATAIKSFLEGEDIIFSLENVALEQCSSFQTFVLLAEYQIPRGSISTYQFIARHLGVEKGARAVGNALATNPFPIIIPCHRAIRSDGTIGGFQGGIGMKRALLEAEEINFDSNGCVMSPRFSYK from the coding sequence ATGAAAATAAAACTCCTAAAAAAGACATCCTTCGGGCCAGTGGCAGTGGTATGGTCTATATCCAATGATTCTCCAAGAATATACCATATATTACTTTCTAAACCAGAAGTGGATGCTGAAGATCAGGCATTCAACATTTATCCAAATCTTCAAGTTTCTTCTTCTGAAGAGATTGAAAGGGTAGCCACAGCCATAAAATCATTCCTTGAAGGGGAAGATATTATATTTTCCTTGGAAAATGTGGCGTTGGAGCAATGTTCTTCGTTCCAGACGTTTGTATTACTCGCAGAGTACCAGATCCCACGGGGAAGCATTAGTACCTATCAATTCATCGCCCGACATTTGGGTGTGGAGAAAGGAGCAAGGGCAGTGGGCAATGCATTAGCAACAAACCCCTTTCCTATTATAATACCCTGCCATAGGGCCATCCGCTCGGATGGAACTATAGGTGGCTTTCAAGGAGGTATTGGTATGAAAAGGGCTTTACTTGAAGCTGAAGAAATTAACTTCGACAGTAACGGGTGTGTTATGTCTCCCCGATTTAGTTATAAGTAA
- a CDS encoding PAS domain S-box protein: protein MSVVKILLVEDESIEAMDIKRTLESFGYQVPYVASRGEEAVEKALELMPDLILMDIILKGEINGIEAVSEINKLDIPVIYLTAHSEESTIERAKLTGPYGYIIKPYDPIELKYAIELALYKNKMEKQLKESEAKYRLLVECQTDLVVKVDTEGRLLFVSPSYCEMFGKTEEELVGTKFMPLVHEKDIETTKESFSCVFKPPYTCYHEQRVMTKDGCRWLAWSDKAVLDDDQNVIAVVGVGRDITRSKKAEKELKKINKALKKHDEEFRHFIDGAPVAIAMFDTQMRYIAVSNRWIEDYNLHGQELVGKSHYDVFPEITDELKEVHKRALAGSIERADADEFVRADGSVQYVRWEVHPWYLSSDNIGGIIIFSEDVSEHIKVEKTLHENEESYRSLYSSMNEGLAMHKIIYDDDHVPVDYMILDVNPAYETILGIQRQKVIGKKASDVYGVEKAPYLDIYGRVAESGDPEKFESYFAPMNKYFSISVFSPAKGFFATVFEDVTVRKNVEETLLNSEERLKMGMDIANLAYWEYDVKKDTFTFNDQFYSLYGTNKQREGGYQMSSQKYTERFIPPDESPIVAEETAKALKTDDPGYFSTVQHRITRPDGKERVMLIRIVVVKDENGQTIRTRGVNQDITELKLIEEDLAISERKYRALFENSGTVLIAFKNDGTILMVNSEWERMSGYSREDVEGKMNWMDFVHPDYLEMMKKYHQQRLKEPDSVPNRYEAVFMGKNGINLTMFVTVAELPGTNNWLASSVDITDLKNTQKALEKNVLRFRALAENAIDGIITTDAHGNILYFNNSLIELFGYTQEELKGIKLAKLMPKRYRRKFLEILRKFRTTGEHSLVGRTTETTGLKKDGTEFPFEMSLTKWEIDGECYFTSIIRDITGRKEIEKSLRDSEKKYRVLFESDPDYTILLHLDGHLADVNQAAMDVTGMTRDELVDKPFTDLGIFPEEELQLNIKRFPMLAKGKGIVPFESKIYDVNGEIRFIEVKQTFIELDGKVEYILLICSDITRRKEADDKIKSSLKEKEVLLQEIHHRVKNNMQIISSLLNLQKQYVDDKEAVNVLMESQNRVKSMAIIHEKLYKSEDLVHIEISEYIESLVNGLFYSYAVEMGVITPILEVERITLNMETAVPLGLIVSELVSNSLKYGFPDERRGKIWVYLKKNGDQYHLTVGDNGVGFPEGFEFKNTETLGLQLVNNLLNQLGGEMTLETHHGTLFEIRFKELKYKDRI from the coding sequence ATGTCTGTGGTTAAAATCCTTTTGGTAGAGGATGAAAGCATAGAAGCAATGGATATAAAACGAACTTTAGAATCCTTCGGTTATCAAGTTCCATATGTTGCTTCCCGAGGTGAAGAGGCCGTAGAAAAGGCATTAGAATTAATGCCAGATCTTATTTTAATGGACATTATTTTAAAGGGAGAAATTAATGGTATTGAAGCAGTTTCAGAGATTAATAAATTAGATATTCCTGTTATTTATTTAACAGCTCATTCTGAAGAATCAACAATTGAAAGAGCTAAATTAACTGGGCCATATGGTTATATTATAAAACCTTACGATCCCATTGAACTTAAATATGCTATAGAACTTGCACTTTACAAAAATAAGATGGAAAAACAATTAAAAGAAAGTGAAGCCAAATACCGTCTCCTGGTAGAATGTCAAACAGATTTAGTGGTTAAAGTAGATACCGAAGGACGATTACTTTTTGTAAGTCCCAGTTACTGTGAAATGTTCGGTAAAACAGAAGAAGAATTAGTAGGTACGAAATTCATGCCATTAGTTCATGAAAAGGACATTGAAACAACTAAAGAATCTTTTAGTTGCGTTTTCAAACCCCCTTATACTTGTTATCATGAGCAACGGGTCATGACTAAAGATGGATGTCGCTGGCTGGCCTGGTCAGATAAGGCAGTGCTGGATGATGATCAAAACGTCATTGCTGTAGTGGGAGTTGGCAGAGATATTACTCGTAGTAAGAAAGCTGAAAAAGAGTTAAAAAAAATTAACAAAGCTTTGAAAAAACATGATGAAGAATTTAGGCATTTTATTGATGGTGCACCTGTTGCTATTGCCATGTTTGACACGCAAATGAGATATATTGCGGTTAGTAACCGTTGGATTGAAGATTATAACCTTCATGGGCAGGAACTTGTCGGCAAATCTCATTATGATGTTTTCCCAGAGATTACCGACGAACTGAAAGAAGTTCATAAGCGTGCTCTTGCTGGTTCTATTGAGCGTGCTGATGCGGATGAATTTGTTCGTGCTGATGGAAGTGTTCAATATGTTAGATGGGAAGTACATCCATGGTATTTATCTTCAGATAATATCGGTGGCATCATAATCTTTAGTGAAGACGTTTCAGAACATATAAAGGTAGAAAAAACCTTACATGAGAATGAGGAAAGTTACAGGTCACTTTATTCTTCTATGAATGAAGGGCTGGCCATGCATAAAATAATTTATGATGATGATCACGTTCCAGTGGATTACATGATTTTGGATGTTAACCCCGCATATGAAACAATTTTGGGAATTCAACGCCAAAAAGTTATTGGGAAGAAGGCTTCTGATGTATATGGGGTTGAAAAAGCTCCTTATTTGGATATTTATGGGCGAGTGGCTGAATCAGGTGATCCTGAAAAATTTGAATCGTATTTTGCACCTATGAATAAATATTTCAGTATATCTGTCTTTTCACCGGCTAAGGGGTTCTTTGCCACAGTATTCGAAGATGTGACTGTGCGGAAGAATGTGGAAGAGACACTTTTAAACAGTGAAGAACGTTTAAAGATGGGAATGGACATAGCAAATCTTGCTTACTGGGAATACGACGTTAAAAAAGACACTTTCACTTTTAATGACCAATTTTACTCACTTTATGGCACCAACAAGCAAAGGGAGGGTGGTTACCAGATGTCCTCCCAAAAATATACTGAACGTTTCATTCCTCCTGATGAATCCCCAATAGTGGCAGAAGAAACTGCAAAGGCTCTAAAAACCGATGATCCTGGATATTTCAGCACGGTTCAACACAGAATAACCAGGCCCGATGGAAAAGAAAGGGTTATGTTGATTCGTATTGTGGTTGTTAAGGACGAAAATGGCCAAACAATTCGAACTAGGGGTGTTAATCAGGATATAACTGAACTTAAGCTAATTGAAGAAGATTTAGCAATATCTGAAAGGAAATATCGTGCTTTATTTGAAAATAGTGGAACTGTACTTATAGCTTTCAAGAACGATGGTACCATTCTCATGGTTAATTCCGAATGGGAAAGAATGAGTGGTTATTCGCGTGAAGATGTGGAAGGTAAAATGAATTGGATGGATTTTGTCCATCCTGATTACTTGGAAATGATGAAGAAATACCACCAGCAGCGTTTGAAAGAACCAGATTCTGTGCCAAATAGATATGAAGCAGTTTTCATGGGTAAAAATGGCATTAACCTAACTATGTTTGTAACTGTGGCTGAACTTCCTGGGACTAATAACTGGTTAGCGTCTTCTGTAGATATTACAGATCTTAAAAACACTCAAAAAGCATTGGAAAAAAATGTTTTACGTTTCCGTGCTCTAGCTGAAAATGCTATTGATGGGATTATAACTACTGATGCCCATGGAAATATACTGTACTTCAACAACAGTTTAATAGAACTGTTTGGTTATACTCAGGAGGAATTAAAAGGCATCAAACTAGCCAAACTCATGCCCAAAAGGTACCGGAGAAAATTCCTAGAAATTCTTAGAAAATTCCGAACAACTGGTGAACACAGCTTAGTAGGGCGCACCACAGAAACAACCGGACTGAAAAAAGATGGTACTGAGTTTCCATTTGAAATGTCCCTTACTAAGTGGGAAATTGATGGGGAATGTTACTTCACATCTATAATAAGAGACATAACTGGCAGAAAAGAAATTGAAAAATCTTTAAGGGATAGTGAGAAAAAATATAGGGTCCTATTTGAATCTGATCCGGATTATACCATTCTTTTACATTTAGATGGTCATTTAGCAGATGTAAATCAAGCTGCAATGGATGTCACTGGCATGACAAGGGATGAATTGGTGGATAAACCTTTCACAGATTTGGGGATCTTTCCTGAAGAAGAACTCCAGTTAAACATAAAAAGGTTCCCGATGTTGGCAAAAGGTAAAGGAATAGTTCCCTTTGAATCCAAAATTTATGATGTTAATGGAGAAATTCGGTTTATTGAAGTTAAACAAACTTTCATTGAACTTGATGGTAAAGTGGAATATATTCTGTTGATATGTAGTGATATAACCCGTCGTAAAGAGGCTGATGATAAGATCAAATCTTCTTTAAAGGAAAAAGAAGTTTTGCTACAGGAGATTCATCATCGGGTTAAAAATAATATGCAGATCATCTCCAGCCTTTTAAACCTTCAAAAACAGTATGTTGATGATAAAGAAGCTGTGAATGTGTTGATGGAGAGCCAGAACCGGGTTAAATCCATGGCCATTATTCATGAGAAACTTTACAAATCTGAAGATTTAGTCCATATCGAGATCTCGGAATATATTGAAAGTCTAGTTAATGGTTTATTTTATTCATATGCAGTAGAAATGGGAGTTATCACACCTATACTGGAAGTAGAGCGCATAACATTAAATATGGAAACTGCAGTGCCATTAGGTCTGATTGTAAGTGAACTAGTTTCCAATAGTCTGAAATACGGATTCCCAGACGAAAGAAGGGGGAAAATTTGGGTATATCTAAAGAAAAATGGTGATCAATATCATTTAACGGTTGGGGATAATGGTGTGGGGTTCCCTGAAGGATTTGAATTTAAAAATACGGAAACATTGGGCCTTCAACTGGTGAATAATTTGTTGAATCAATTAGGTGGTGAAATGACACTGGAAACACATCATGGAACGTTATTTGAAATACGATTTAAAGAGTTAAAATACAAAGATAGAATTTAA